From the genome of Flavobacterium luteolum, one region includes:
- a CDS encoding bestrophin family protein: MLLKKRIPMKYVLGKIKVEIALVLAYTVLFEIFHHYFINLPVDIPIAIPTMIGTIISLLLAFKSNQAYDRWWEARIVWGAVVNDSRTLIRQVLTFYNDPGYSVEASEFKENFAKRQIAWCYSLGESLRKRDAIKPLEGLISEEEIKYIKNHQNVPNAILMLHARDLRTAKNEKKINMYQQVEIDNTLSRLCDEMGKCERIKNTIFPTTYSMYIRLTLCLFIFVLPFGLTSVLSWFAIPLITAIGAAFFLIERMAIHLQDPFENRPTDTPVTAIANTIEKNIKQMLNEYQSEFDILKEFELNDEPKKVEKDAYFVL, from the coding sequence ATGTTATTAAAGAAAAGAATACCAATGAAGTACGTTCTCGGGAAAATTAAAGTAGAAATTGCTCTAGTACTCGCATATACAGTACTATTTGAAATTTTCCATCATTATTTCATCAATCTTCCTGTAGATATCCCGATTGCGATTCCAACCATGATTGGAACAATTATTTCCTTATTATTAGCTTTTAAGTCCAATCAAGCTTATGACAGATGGTGGGAAGCGAGAATAGTTTGGGGAGCTGTAGTAAATGATTCAAGAACACTTATTCGTCAAGTTTTAACCTTTTACAATGATCCTGGTTATTCAGTTGAAGCCAGCGAATTCAAAGAAAATTTTGCTAAAAGGCAAATCGCTTGGTGTTACAGTTTAGGAGAATCGCTTAGAAAAAGAGATGCCATAAAACCGCTTGAAGGTTTAATTAGCGAAGAAGAAATCAAATACATCAAAAATCATCAGAACGTTCCGAATGCCATTTTGATGCTGCACGCAAGAGATTTAAGAACCGCTAAAAACGAAAAGAAAATCAATATGTACCAACAGGTAGAAATTGATAATACATTGTCAAGATTATGTGATGAAATGGGAAAATGTGAGCGTATTAAAAACACGATTTTTCCAACAACATACAGCATGTACATTAGATTGACCTTGTGTTTATTCATTTTTGTATTGCCTTTCGGATTAACAAGCGTATTAAGCTGGTTTGCAATTCCGTTGATTACTGCAATTGGTGCCGCTTTCTTTTTAATCGAAAGAATGGCGATTCATTTGCAAGATCCGTTTGAAAACCGACCAACAGATACTCCTGTTACGGCAATTGCAAATACAATTGAAAAAAATATTAAACAAATGCTGAATGAATATCAAAGTGAATTTGATATCCTAAAAGAATTTGAATTAAATGACGAACCTAAGAAAGTCGAGAAAGACGCTTATTTTGTCTTATAA
- a CDS encoding PLP-dependent aminotransferase family protein, which translates to MKNSNYLYLQFADLIEKQIKSGLLNVGDKLPSIREVCAETGYSMSTVSKAYYEVESRSLIESRPQSGYYVSNISARTIPEPSASTPLLTLENIEREDLVDLVYGDMRKKDITMLSLGFPSNELLPIAKLNKGMVQAMRQLPNSGTSYEEIEGNSNLRKEIARWSFTWGGSLTEDDIITTPGCISAISDCLLTLTKPGDTIITESPVYFGILQLARSLGLYVMELPTNMTTGIELEAVKKTLSTNKVKACVLMSNFSNPSGSMLPNEHKKEIVRLMDFYNVPLIEDDIHGDLYFGTSRPTNCKTYDESGIVLCCSSVSKSLAPGYRVGWVSPGKFKKEVLRTKLYHTISNSTITHEVVGDFLKNGRYENHLRKIRQILNRNCTNYINTVLESFPAGTKVSQPQGGFFLWVELDKKIDTAAFYHLALQHNISIAPGRIFSFQNQFSNCMRLSFGLPWSNELRTAIQTLGRLAKQL; encoded by the coding sequence ATGAAAAATTCCAATTACTTATATCTTCAATTTGCTGACCTCATCGAAAAACAGATCAAATCTGGACTTTTAAATGTAGGCGACAAACTGCCATCTATACGAGAAGTGTGCGCTGAAACTGGTTACAGCATGAGTACTGTCAGCAAGGCATATTACGAAGTTGAAAGTCGTTCTTTGATCGAATCTAGACCGCAATCAGGCTATTATGTAAGTAATATTTCGGCTAGAACAATTCCAGAACCATCGGCAAGCACACCGCTTTTAACACTTGAAAACATTGAACGCGAGGATTTGGTTGATTTGGTTTATGGTGATATGCGTAAAAAAGATATTACGATGCTTTCGCTTGGTTTTCCATCAAATGAATTACTTCCGATTGCGAAACTTAATAAAGGTATGGTTCAGGCCATGCGCCAATTACCCAACAGCGGAACGAGTTATGAAGAAATTGAAGGTAATAGTAATTTAAGAAAAGAAATTGCGCGCTGGTCGTTTACTTGGGGCGGTTCTTTGACTGAAGATGATATTATAACAACTCCGGGCTGTATTTCGGCAATTTCGGATTGTTTACTAACGCTGACTAAGCCGGGAGATACGATTATTACAGAAAGCCCGGTTTACTTTGGAATTCTGCAATTGGCGAGATCATTGGGTTTGTATGTAATGGAACTTCCAACTAATATGACAACAGGAATCGAATTGGAAGCGGTCAAAAAAACACTTTCTACGAATAAAGTAAAAGCTTGTGTTTTGATGAGTAATTTCAGTAATCCGTCGGGAAGCATGCTACCAAATGAACATAAAAAGGAAATTGTCCGTTTAATGGATTTTTATAATGTCCCGCTAATTGAAGATGATATTCACGGCGATTTGTATTTTGGAACAAGCCGTCCGACAAACTGTAAAACTTATGATGAAAGCGGTATTGTTTTGTGCTGCAGTTCGGTTTCCAAAAGTCTGGCACCAGGCTATCGTGTGGGTTGGGTTTCGCCTGGGAAGTTTAAAAAAGAAGTTCTAAGAACCAAATTATACCATACGATCTCCAATTCAACTATTACACACGAAGTCGTTGGTGACTTTTTAAAAAATGGCCGTTATGAAAATCATCTTAGAAAAATTCGCCAAATTCTGAATCGAAACTGCACCAATTACATCAATACTGTTTTAGAATCTTTTCCTGCAGGAACCAAAGTGAGTCAGCCTCAAGGGGGGTTCTTTCTTTGGGTCGAATTGGATAAAAAAATAGATACCGCTGCTTTTTATCATTTAGCATTACAGCATAATATTAGTATTGCGCCCGGAAGGATTTTTTCATTTCAAAATCAATTTTCTAACTGCATGCGATTGAGTTTTGGATTGCCTTGGTCAAATGAATTGAGAACTGCTATTCAGACATTGGGGAGATTGGCGAAGCAATTGTAG
- a CDS encoding EamA family transporter, whose product MKTTKYYIAAIIAFTTWGLFSLVLRPIHEYPSLDILFFRVFSCSILMLLIALLFKRKQIKETIEIFKALPKSEKRKSVLLNIGGSAFLMGNWFTYIYVMNHVSVKATSLAYLVCPILTTILAYFILQEKLSKTQWISVGLSISGCVLLSYAAIMDMVFSIIIGLTYASYLVSQRANKGFDKFIVLTFHITLAALVLLPFYPVFGGPVPTEFKFYLCIETIAIVFTIIPLFLNLYALSGINSSTVGMLLNINPMIAFGLAAFFFKENITPLQITAYGIIFTAVLVFNSHHIFAIKQKMTSISKGS is encoded by the coding sequence GTGAAAACAACAAAGTATTATATAGCGGCAATTATTGCTTTTACCACATGGGGACTTTTCAGCTTGGTTTTAAGGCCAATTCATGAGTATCCGTCATTAGATATTCTATTTTTCCGTGTGTTTAGCTGTAGTATTTTGATGCTTTTGATCGCCCTTTTATTCAAAAGAAAACAAATAAAAGAGACCATCGAAATTTTTAAAGCATTGCCAAAATCAGAAAAAAGAAAATCTGTTTTATTGAATATTGGCGGAAGTGCTTTTTTGATGGGAAATTGGTTTACGTATATTTATGTAATGAATCATGTCAGTGTTAAAGCAACTTCTCTAGCGTATTTAGTTTGCCCGATTCTGACCACCATATTAGCTTATTTTATATTGCAGGAAAAACTGTCCAAAACGCAGTGGATTTCTGTGGGATTAAGCATTTCAGGCTGTGTTTTGCTGTCTTATGCCGCTATTATGGATATGGTTTTCAGTATTATTATCGGATTAACTTATGCCTCTTATTTAGTAAGCCAGCGTGCGAATAAAGGTTTTGATAAATTTATTGTACTGACTTTTCATATTACCTTGGCAGCATTAGTATTATTACCGTTTTATCCGGTTTTTGGGGGACCGGTTCCAACGGAATTTAAGTTTTATCTCTGCATTGAAACCATTGCAATTGTATTTACTATAATTCCGTTATTTCTCAATTTATATGCACTTTCAGGAATCAACTCTTCGACAGTTGGAATGTTATTAAACATTAATCCGATGATTGCATTTGGTTTGGCGGCCTTCTTTTTCAAAGAAAATATTACGCCATTGCAGATTACAGCATATGGTATCATTTTTACCGCAGTGTTAGTTTTTAATTCGCATCATATTTTTGCCATAAAGCAAAAAATGACCTCAATATCCAAAGGTTCTTAA